The following proteins are encoded in a genomic region of Gimesia algae:
- a CDS encoding YheT family hydrolase, giving the protein MKSDFVFPPFVPHRLYRNRHLQTIVGQFHSRVKSPYQAEQHSCRLPDNDMLILHDDCPGSWQPGDRVVILLHGLSGCHRSSYMIRLAHKLNARGVRVFRMDLRGCGAGTGLAKSPYHAGSFLDLQIALERIEQMCPRSPIGIAGFSLGGTITLNYLGRPLETSGLVDRAVVLNPPMQLSESVRVFGKPLFGRYQRHFVTNLIKHVRKSYQYKNHTHKISGANYPKTLLEFDNQFTAPMAGFDSAEDYYTRCSPTEVLSHINVPTLIITSQDDPLVPAFTYQEVIDRLVHHDKVTLYLTEHGGHLGFIGGPSSDPDPRWSDWRIIDWLLTESPEGLANEVRNLSSDPVEQSA; this is encoded by the coding sequence TGTCGGTCAGTTTCATTCGCGCGTAAAATCCCCGTATCAGGCGGAGCAGCACAGCTGTCGCCTGCCAGATAATGATATGCTGATCCTGCACGATGACTGCCCCGGCAGTTGGCAACCAGGAGACCGGGTCGTGATTCTGTTGCATGGGCTTTCGGGCTGTCATCGCAGTTCTTACATGATCCGTTTGGCACATAAGTTGAATGCCAGAGGGGTCCGGGTCTTTCGGATGGACCTGCGTGGCTGTGGCGCAGGCACCGGGCTGGCAAAGTCTCCCTACCATGCGGGCAGCTTCCTGGACCTGCAGATCGCGCTGGAACGGATCGAACAAATGTGCCCGCGTTCCCCTATCGGGATTGCCGGATTCTCTTTGGGTGGCACGATCACGCTCAACTATCTGGGACGTCCTTTGGAAACTTCCGGCCTGGTTGACCGAGCCGTGGTCCTGAACCCCCCGATGCAGTTGTCTGAAAGCGTCAGAGTTTTCGGCAAGCCATTATTTGGGCGTTATCAACGACACTTTGTCACGAATTTGATCAAACACGTTCGCAAGTCATACCAGTACAAAAATCACACCCATAAAATTTCCGGGGCCAATTATCCCAAAACTCTGCTGGAATTTGACAATCAGTTTACAGCCCCGATGGCTGGCTTTGATTCGGCGGAAGATTACTACACGCGCTGCAGTCCGACGGAAGTGCTCTCGCATATCAACGTGCCGACTCTGATCATTACATCACAGGATGATCCGCTTGTTCCCGCATTCACATACCAGGAAGTCATCGACCGACTGGTCCATCATGACAAAGTCACCCTGTATCTGACAGAACATGGGGGGCACCTGGGATTTATTGGCGGACCATCGAGTGATCCCGATCCCCGCTGGTCTGACTGGCGAATTATCGACTGGCTGCTGACTGAGTCCCCGGAGGGACTGGCCAATGAGGTCCGTAATCTTTCGAGTGACCCGGTTGAGCAATCCGCCTGA
- a CDS encoding aldehyde dehydrogenase family protein, translating to MLEIPVIRWGKPYESFDQQEVVHFETGEPLAKVHQANAGLVKMDMRKAQRARDLLREIPISKLLEICKKAADLYMTAELPLGNGTQTPKEFCRIQSASTGMPEWMCAGNMKKVAFVLEHMDEILDSLTRGLPLDILTRGYGKEERGVMMSYQANSPVLGLVLPSNSPGVHTLWMPILPMQIGLVLKPGSSEPWTPYRMTEAFCQAGIPRECISVYPGPHDVGSTVTELCQRVMLFGGQQTIDKYKANPNVQAHGPGFSKILLGDDVVDRWEDYLDLMVDSIYQNGGRSCINASGVWASRHTEAIADAIAKRIGPVGPTSMTDPEAPLAAFTMTGAAKAMHTQIEEGLKEPGVTEVTAKYRDGERLIEMERCDYLRPTIVHCASTDPALANTEYMFPMASVVQCEQKDMLKKIGPTLVCTAITEDQQWSQQLLDATNIDRLNIGAVKTNALNWLQPHEGNIVEFLYRARAFQNETPAAH from the coding sequence GTGTTGGAAATACCTGTAATTCGCTGGGGAAAACCTTACGAAAGTTTCGATCAACAGGAAGTCGTTCATTTTGAAACCGGCGAGCCATTAGCCAAAGTGCATCAGGCCAATGCCGGTCTGGTAAAAATGGACATGCGGAAAGCACAACGCGCCCGCGATCTGCTGCGGGAAATTCCGATTTCGAAACTGCTGGAGATCTGCAAAAAAGCCGCCGACCTCTACATGACGGCGGAACTACCGCTGGGCAACGGCACACAGACTCCCAAAGAGTTCTGCCGGATTCAGTCCGCCAGTACCGGGATGCCTGAATGGATGTGTGCCGGCAATATGAAAAAGGTTGCGTTCGTGCTGGAGCACATGGACGAGATCCTGGATTCTCTGACGCGCGGCCTGCCATTGGATATTCTGACCCGGGGTTACGGCAAAGAAGAACGAGGCGTGATGATGAGCTATCAGGCGAATTCGCCGGTACTCGGTCTTGTTCTGCCTTCGAATTCTCCGGGCGTACATACACTCTGGATGCCGATCCTGCCGATGCAGATTGGCCTGGTGCTGAAGCCTGGTTCTTCGGAGCCCTGGACGCCTTATCGGATGACCGAAGCGTTCTGTCAGGCGGGCATTCCCCGTGAATGTATTTCCGTGTACCCCGGTCCTCACGATGTGGGTTCGACGGTGACCGAACTCTGTCAGCGAGTCATGCTGTTTGGCGGTCAACAGACGATTGATAAATACAAGGCGAATCCTAATGTGCAGGCACACGGCCCCGGTTTCAGTAAGATTTTGCTGGGTGATGACGTGGTCGATCGCTGGGAAGATTATCTCGATCTGATGGTCGACAGTATCTACCAGAACGGCGGGCGCAGTTGTATCAACGCTTCCGGAGTCTGGGCATCACGTCACACCGAAGCGATTGCAGATGCGATTGCCAAACGGATCGGACCGGTCGGCCCGACTTCAATGACCGACCCCGAAGCGCCGCTGGCCGCTTTCACGATGACGGGCGCCGCCAAAGCGATGCACACGCAGATTGAAGAAGGTTTGAAGGAACCGGGGGTCACAGAAGTGACAGCGAAATATCGTGACGGCGAACGTTTGATCGAAATGGAACGTTGTGATTACCTGCGACCGACGATCGTGCATTGTGCCAGCACCGACCCTGCTCTGGCGAATACCGAGTACATGTTCCCGATGGCATCCGTCGTGCAGTGCGAGCAGAAAGACATGCTGAAGAAAATCGGCCCGACGCTGGTCTGCACGGCGATCACTGAAGATCAGCAGTGGTCACAGCAACTGCTGGATGCGACCAATATTGATCGCCTGAATATCGGGGCGGTCAAAACGAATGCCTTGAACTGGCTGCAGCCTCACGAAGGAAATATCGTCGAATTTCTGTACCGTGCCCGGGCATTCCAGAACGAAACTCCGGCGGCTCACTGA
- a CDS encoding phenylacetate--CoA ligase family protein yields MVKQNQEALDAHTRESVQWHFNPETGSPYWLEKAKSFDFDPLTDVSCFEDLNKFPLFEDDELRGGPLDRWIPKALLGKPTYVFETGGTTGIPKSRVVIDDFRIDYENFSDTLPDESFPKGSNWLMLGPSGPRRLRLAVEHMAQYRGGISFCVDLDPRWVVKLIKKGKIDEVKEYSAHVIDQAMAILGAGHKIKCMFTTPKLLEALAMRLMDEGSSIEEAGITGIFCGGTEFTQQWYRFAREELLGENVYITPTYGNTLMGLACGKPFDPADDYKITYYAPQPRAAIRVVDFDDHTKVVPYGETGRVKLFTMTKELFIPGFLERDEGEREKPHPKYPWDGVSGVRPFHKIASSTTVGVY; encoded by the coding sequence ATGGTAAAACAGAACCAGGAAGCACTCGATGCCCATACCCGCGAGTCCGTCCAGTGGCACTTCAACCCGGAAACCGGTTCTCCTTACTGGCTGGAGAAAGCAAAATCATTCGACTTCGATCCGCTGACTGATGTCAGCTGCTTCGAAGATCTGAACAAGTTCCCGCTATTCGAAGACGACGAACTGCGCGGCGGTCCCCTGGATCGCTGGATTCCCAAAGCACTGCTGGGAAAACCGACCTACGTTTTCGAGACTGGCGGCACAACTGGCATTCCCAAGTCACGTGTTGTGATTGACGACTTCCGCATCGACTACGAAAACTTCAGCGATACCCTGCCTGATGAATCGTTCCCCAAAGGCTCTAACTGGCTGATGCTGGGCCCTTCGGGTCCGCGTCGTCTGCGTCTGGCTGTGGAACATATGGCACAGTATCGCGGCGGGATTTCGTTTTGTGTTGATCTCGATCCCCGCTGGGTCGTCAAGCTGATCAAAAAAGGCAAGATCGACGAAGTCAAAGAATACAGTGCCCACGTGATTGATCAGGCCATGGCGATCTTAGGAGCCGGTCATAAGATCAAATGTATGTTTACCACACCCAAGCTGCTCGAAGCGCTGGCCATGCGGCTGATGGATGAAGGTTCAAGCATTGAAGAAGCCGGCATCACCGGTATTTTCTGTGGCGGAACCGAATTCACTCAGCAGTGGTATCGCTTCGCCCGTGAAGAGCTGCTGGGCGAGAACGTTTATATCACACCCACCTATGGTAACACACTGATGGGGCTGGCCTGCGGCAAACCGTTCGACCCGGCTGATGATTACAAAATTACCTACTATGCTCCACAGCCGCGTGCGGCGATTCGCGTCGTCGATTTCGATGACCATACCAAGGTTGTGCCTTATGGCGAAACCGGACGCGTGAAGCTGTTTACCATGACCAAAGAGCTGTTTATTCCCGGCTTCCTCGAACGGGATGAAGGCGAACGCGAAAAGCCACATCCAAAGTATCCCTGGGATGGAGTGAGCGGCGTGCGTCCGTTCCACAAAATTGCCTCATCGACAACGGTGGGCGTTTATTAA
- a CDS encoding GNAT family N-acetyltransferase, with protein sequence MEIELAHARLEDTTLPEGYRWSPWELTTVDRHAVAKYHSFRSELDARVFPCLGDYEGCRKLMQDISRQRNFLSRGTWLITWDGTGNEDAVDCGTIQAIVPSRIMGAIQNVGITPEHRGLGLGRALVTKCLIGFREAKVKRAYLEVTADNEPAINLYRSIGFRLTRTLYKPSQYVETPSL encoded by the coding sequence ATGGAAATCGAGCTGGCCCACGCGCGACTGGAAGACACCACGCTTCCCGAAGGTTATCGCTGGAGTCCCTGGGAGCTGACCACCGTCGACCGCCACGCTGTCGCCAAGTACCACAGCTTCCGCTCTGAACTGGATGCCCGTGTGTTTCCCTGTCTGGGTGATTATGAAGGCTGCCGCAAGCTGATGCAGGATATCTCCCGTCAGCGTAACTTCCTCTCCCGAGGCACCTGGCTGATTACCTGGGACGGAACCGGCAATGAAGACGCCGTCGATTGCGGCACGATTCAGGCCATTGTTCCCAGCCGCATCATGGGTGCGATCCAGAACGTTGGCATCACCCCCGAACATCGTGGGTTAGGGCTGGGCAGGGCACTGGTAACGAAATGCCTGATCGGTTTCCGCGAAGCCAAAGTCAAACGAGCCTATCTCGAAGTCACCGCCGACAACGAACCTGCCATCAACCTCTACCGGTCCATCGGTTTTCGGCTCACACGGACGCTCTACAAACCGAGTCAGTACGTCGAAACACCTTCTTTATAG
- a CDS encoding mandelate racemase/muconate lactonizing enzyme family protein produces MRTQNKTTATNRISRRHFLGKSLAGVAGTGVLALISSSVQAAEQKASPKHLRIERIERTTVKVPFREVPARNMARELPHWAYTEIVEVHLKSGHVGFGETLLYYTWNATSDEAVQKAQGKNAATMMWDDDLGAGLQMALFDAVAKAAEVPVHALLGEKIYEQTPLSWWNIDTSVADMALECAEAYRQGYMSYKTKGRPWFDVWAQVEAATKVVPQNFKIDMDFNDTLLDAERALPILKDLAKYPQVDIFESPIFQDDIAGNKKLMAATDVNIAMHYGTPEPLIAIRENICDGFVIGHGASALLASGAVAAMADKPFWLQLVGTGITAAFSLQFGAVLSHATWPAVNCHQLYKHNLLTEPIVVKDGFAQIPDKPGLGYELDRDLIEKLRVKKPASRPEPPRLIETTWKDGRKMYFGNTGEVNFVLNPARDGNVPFFERGVDTRLVPNDGSKEWKDLYQKANRQPLLIKG; encoded by the coding sequence GTGCGAACGCAAAACAAGACGACAGCAACGAACCGAATCTCCCGCAGACATTTCCTGGGCAAAAGTCTCGCCGGAGTCGCAGGTACAGGAGTGCTGGCTCTGATTTCCAGTTCTGTGCAGGCCGCAGAACAAAAAGCGTCGCCGAAACATTTACGAATCGAACGTATCGAGCGCACCACGGTGAAAGTTCCCTTTCGCGAAGTGCCCGCCCGGAACATGGCCCGCGAACTGCCGCACTGGGCGTATACTGAAATTGTCGAAGTGCATTTAAAATCGGGGCACGTCGGCTTCGGAGAGACACTGCTGTATTACACGTGGAATGCCACTTCCGACGAGGCCGTCCAGAAAGCACAAGGCAAAAATGCCGCCACGATGATGTGGGATGACGACCTGGGTGCCGGCCTGCAGATGGCGTTGTTCGATGCGGTCGCGAAAGCAGCCGAGGTCCCGGTGCATGCCTTGCTGGGCGAGAAGATTTACGAGCAGACGCCTCTCTCCTGGTGGAACATCGACACGTCTGTAGCAGACATGGCTCTGGAGTGTGCCGAGGCTTACAGGCAAGGCTACATGTCCTACAAAACCAAGGGGCGACCCTGGTTCGATGTCTGGGCGCAGGTTGAAGCAGCGACCAAAGTGGTGCCGCAGAACTTCAAAATCGATATGGACTTCAACGATACGCTGCTGGATGCAGAGCGTGCCCTGCCGATTCTGAAAGACCTGGCGAAGTACCCGCAGGTCGATATTTTTGAATCGCCGATCTTTCAGGATGACATCGCCGGCAACAAAAAGCTGATGGCGGCCACCGATGTGAATATCGCCATGCATTATGGTACTCCCGAGCCTTTGATTGCGATTCGCGAAAATATCTGCGATGGATTCGTGATCGGACATGGTGCCAGTGCGCTGCTGGCCTCGGGCGCAGTCGCTGCGATGGCGGACAAACCGTTCTGGTTGCAGTTGGTCGGTACGGGTATTACCGCTGCCTTTTCACTGCAGTTCGGCGCGGTGTTGAGTCATGCGACCTGGCCGGCTGTGAATTGTCACCAGCTTTACAAACACAATCTGTTGACGGAACCGATTGTCGTCAAAGACGGATTCGCCCAAATCCCGGACAAGCCGGGGCTGGGGTATGAGCTGGATCGTGATCTGATTGAAAAGCTCCGCGTCAAAAAACCGGCTTCCCGCCCGGAACCGCCGCGCCTGATCGAAACGACATGGAAAGACGGACGGAAGATGTATTTCGGCAATACGGGCGAAGTGAATTTCGTCCTCAACCCGGCCCGCGATGGCAATGTGCCCTTCTTCGAACGCGGCGTCGACACACGCCTGGTTCCCAATGATGGTTCAAAAGAGTGGAAAGATCTCTATCAAAAAGCGAATCGTCAGCCGTTATTGATCAAAGGGTAA
- a CDS encoding M16 family metallopeptidase: MGKQLIQTHQFSNGLTLVAETMDDVQSAAFSILVPSGSIYDPPNKRGTASILSELVTRGAGPYDSQQLSCALDDLGVQRHEGITSGHITFSGATLAGNLAETLKIYGEILKNPHLPVNQFDAARAGVAQALLSVEDDARQKALVELKRHAFPAPWGLPNDGELEHLEFITIDDVRTLYENCFHPNETIIGVAGNVDFEQVKQIIEELFGDWKTSSISEEPAMVFADENRFFTEQDTTQTHLGIAYDAVPYGHPEYYAAWAAVGILSGGMSARLFTEVREKRGLCYTVSASLSGMPGLGRVLCYAGTTSERAQETLDVTLFELTRLGDGIEESELERCKARAKSSLIMSQESTSSRASSIARDWFYLKRITTLDQINDEIQQLTTDRVLNYIHAHPAANFTVLTIGPQPLEVPSDIS, from the coding sequence ATGGGTAAACAACTGATTCAAACCCATCAGTTTTCAAACGGACTGACGCTGGTCGCTGAAACCATGGACGATGTCCAGTCGGCCGCCTTTTCTATTCTGGTCCCCAGCGGCAGTATTTACGATCCCCCCAACAAGCGCGGCACCGCCAGTATCCTCTCCGAACTGGTCACCCGCGGGGCCGGTCCTTATGACAGCCAGCAGCTTTCGTGTGCCCTTGATGATCTCGGCGTGCAACGACACGAAGGTATCACCAGCGGACACATCACCTTCAGCGGAGCGACGCTCGCCGGCAACCTGGCCGAAACCCTCAAGATCTACGGCGAGATCCTCAAGAACCCGCATCTGCCGGTCAACCAGTTTGACGCCGCCCGCGCCGGAGTCGCGCAGGCGCTGCTGTCAGTCGAAGATGATGCCCGGCAGAAAGCACTCGTCGAGCTCAAACGGCACGCCTTTCCCGCTCCCTGGGGACTGCCCAACGACGGGGAACTGGAACACCTGGAATTCATCACCATCGACGATGTCCGCACGCTGTATGAAAACTGCTTCCATCCCAACGAAACCATCATCGGCGTCGCCGGCAATGTCGACTTCGAACAGGTCAAGCAGATCATCGAAGAACTGTTCGGCGACTGGAAAACCAGTAGCATCAGCGAAGAACCCGCCATGGTCTTTGCCGACGAGAACCGGTTCTTCACCGAACAGGATACCACACAGACGCACCTGGGCATCGCGTACGACGCCGTCCCGTACGGCCATCCCGAATATTACGCCGCCTGGGCTGCCGTCGGCATCCTGAGTGGGGGCATGAGCGCCCGGCTGTTTACCGAAGTCCGCGAGAAACGCGGGCTGTGCTATACGGTTTCCGCCTCGCTCTCCGGCATGCCGGGACTGGGCCGCGTGCTCTGTTATGCAGGCACCACGTCAGAACGGGCCCAGGAAACTCTCGACGTCACCCTCTTTGAACTCACCCGCCTGGGTGACGGCATTGAAGAATCCGAACTGGAACGCTGTAAAGCCCGCGCCAAAAGTTCGCTGATCATGTCGCAGGAATCGACGTCGTCCCGCGCCAGTTCGATTGCCCGTGACTGGTTCTATCTCAAACGCATTACCACACTCGACCAGATCAACGACGAAATTCAGCAGCTGACCACCGACCGCGTGTTGAATTACATCCACGCGCACCCCGCAGCGAATTTCACCGTCTTAACGATCGGCCCCCAACCATTAGAGGTTCCCAGTGATATTTCATAA